Proteins from a single region of Pseudarthrobacter sp. NIBRBAC000502772:
- a CDS encoding ABC transporter ATP-binding protein, whose amino-acid sequence MTVSQTSLGSHQPVLEIKDLTVKYRGDTRSTTAVDRVSFSIGAGEIFGLAGESGCGKSTIANAIMRLLRDPAEIAGGSIRFGGRDVLALDKEELRRFRWQDVAMVFQSAMNSLNPVMTIGDQIVDIFTTHAGYSRKESLRRAAELLELVRIDPARLKSYPHQLSGGMRQRAVIAMAVALKPSLLILDEPTTALDVVVQQEIMAQIKDLQHQLGFSVLFITHDMSLMVELSHRMAVMYGGRIVETAKSRDIHTAPHHPYTQALMGAFPPLTGPRVPLTGLADGVKFSNIADLREVAPGHFVAPVSRDQTVQNQPALEGAHS is encoded by the coding sequence ATGACCGTCTCCCAGACCTCCCTCGGCTCGCACCAGCCCGTCCTGGAGATTAAGGACCTCACCGTGAAGTACCGCGGCGACACCCGGTCCACCACCGCCGTCGACCGCGTCTCCTTCAGCATCGGCGCCGGCGAGATCTTCGGCCTGGCCGGCGAATCCGGCTGCGGCAAATCCACCATCGCGAACGCCATCATGCGGCTGCTGCGCGACCCCGCGGAAATCGCAGGCGGCAGCATCCGCTTCGGCGGCAGGGACGTCCTGGCGCTGGACAAGGAAGAGCTCCGCCGGTTCCGCTGGCAGGACGTGGCCATGGTGTTCCAGTCGGCCATGAACTCGCTCAACCCGGTGATGACCATCGGCGACCAGATCGTCGACATCTTCACGACGCATGCCGGCTACTCCCGCAAGGAGTCCCTGCGCAGGGCCGCCGAACTGCTGGAACTGGTCCGGATCGATCCCGCCCGGCTGAAGTCCTACCCGCACCAGCTGTCCGGCGGCATGCGCCAGCGCGCGGTCATCGCCATGGCCGTGGCGCTGAAGCCCTCGCTCCTCATCCTCGACGAGCCCACCACAGCCCTGGACGTGGTGGTACAGCAGGAAATCATGGCCCAGATCAAGGACCTGCAGCATCAGCTGGGCTTCTCCGTCCTCTTCATCACACACGACATGTCCCTCATGGTGGAACTCTCGCACCGGATGGCGGTGATGTACGGCGGCAGGATCGTGGAAACGGCCAAGTCCCGGGACATCCATACCGCCCCGCACCACCCGTACACGCAGGCGCTGATGGGAGCGTTCCCACCCCTGACGGGACCTCGCGTGCCGCTCACCGGCCTGGCCGACGGCGTGAAGTTCAGCAACATCGCCGACCTCCGGGAAGTAGCTCCCGGGCATTTCGTCGCCCCGGTTTCCCGGGATCAGACAGTCCAGAACCAGCCTGCCCTGGAAGGAGCCCACTCATGA
- a CDS encoding cation diffusion facilitator family transporter, whose amino-acid sequence MGHDHSHTHGITATGRHRKRLIAVLAITLAVVVVQVIGAALSGSLALLADAGHMLSDAAGVTIALLAAWIAGRPASDQRTYGYQRAEVLAALANALILVVISVVIFTEAIRRIGSAPEVHTDIMLFAAILGAVANLVSLLILRGAHEDSLNVRGAYLEVLGDLLGSVAVIVAALVIMFTGYQAADTIASVVIALMILPRAWSLLRDVVDVLLEATPKGVEVQMIREHILSVEGVVDVHDIHIWTITSGVPVFSAHVVVEDGVLNARGADQLLDKLTTCLGSHFDTEHCTFQLEPASHSEHESRQHA is encoded by the coding sequence ATGGGACACGACCACAGCCACACACACGGGATCACGGCGACAGGCCGCCACCGCAAACGGCTCATCGCCGTCCTGGCCATCACCCTGGCGGTGGTGGTGGTCCAGGTGATCGGGGCGGCACTGTCCGGTTCATTGGCCCTGCTGGCGGACGCCGGCCACATGCTCTCCGACGCGGCAGGCGTGACCATCGCGCTCCTGGCCGCCTGGATTGCAGGACGCCCCGCGAGCGATCAGCGGACCTACGGCTACCAGCGCGCCGAGGTCCTGGCTGCCCTGGCGAACGCGTTGATCCTGGTTGTCATCTCGGTGGTCATCTTCACTGAGGCCATCCGCCGGATCGGCTCGGCGCCCGAGGTCCACACCGACATCATGCTCTTCGCCGCCATCCTGGGAGCAGTGGCCAACCTGGTCTCGCTGCTGATCCTGCGCGGCGCGCACGAGGACAGCCTGAACGTCCGGGGCGCCTACCTCGAGGTGCTGGGCGACCTGCTGGGCTCAGTCGCCGTCATCGTTGCTGCACTGGTCATCATGTTCACCGGCTACCAGGCCGCCGACACGATCGCCTCCGTGGTCATCGCCCTGATGATCCTGCCGCGGGCCTGGAGCCTGCTACGCGATGTGGTGGACGTCCTCCTGGAGGCGACCCCCAAAGGCGTGGAGGTGCAGATGATCCGCGAACACATCCTCAGCGTTGAAGGAGTGGTTGACGTCCATGACATCCACATCTGGACCATCACGTCCGGCGTGCCGGTGTTTTCGGCCCACGTGGTGGTGGAAGACGGCGTCCTTAATGCCCGCGGCGCCGACCAGCTCCTGGACAAGCTCACCACCTGCCTGGGCTCCCACTTTGACACTGAGCACTGCACTTTCCAGCTGGAACCCGCCAGCCACTCGGAACACGAATCGCGCCAGCACGCGTAG
- a CDS encoding ABC transporter substrate-binding protein yields the protein MTQQRFFRAARITAASLAVGALLLTGCSANQGTTGATGASAESAFLTIPREDMGTFVQNFNPFAPTVNPMVQQSIYESLLIFNPAKGDTVPWLATEWQAAGDGKSITFTLRDGVKWSDGKPFVAEDVAYTFELQKKIKGGYEYLETVTAEGANKVTFSFNKPWSPALYDLGQLTILPKHIWSALADPGKDANATPVGTGPYTEVDSFQAQSFVLKKNPNYWQPEKQKIAGIKMLAFAGNDGANLAAANGDVDWAPQYIPNIEKTFVSKDKEHRQYWFPATGAMINWQLNTTKAPFNDVDVRKALSMAVDRDQVTKIGMSGYAKPADCTGLSGNYETWKNAAVKDNCTWTKLDVDAANQLLDKAGLAKGTDGKRTLKDGKPFEFKISVGASSSDWLSVANVISQNLAEVGVTAKVDSPDWAAVVAGYETGDFDSGIVWSANDPSPYKYFNTSMGTTTVKPVGTKTFDNYHRFGDAKADALLAEFAAEADESKQQDIADKLQEEYNDVAPLVPLFSGPEWGAFNDTRFTGWPTQDNPYATLSVKSPTTVLVLTSLEPRK from the coding sequence ATGACACAACAGCGATTCTTCAGGGCTGCCCGCATCACGGCGGCCAGCCTGGCCGTAGGGGCCCTACTGCTCACCGGCTGCTCAGCCAACCAAGGCACAACGGGAGCCACCGGCGCCTCGGCCGAGAGCGCATTCCTGACCATTCCCCGCGAGGACATGGGCACGTTTGTCCAGAACTTTAACCCCTTCGCACCCACGGTGAACCCGATGGTGCAGCAGTCGATCTACGAGTCCCTTCTGATCTTCAACCCGGCCAAGGGAGACACCGTGCCGTGGCTCGCCACGGAGTGGCAGGCGGCCGGCGACGGCAAGTCCATCACCTTCACCCTTCGCGACGGCGTGAAGTGGTCCGACGGGAAGCCGTTCGTCGCCGAGGACGTGGCCTACACGTTCGAACTGCAGAAGAAGATCAAGGGCGGCTATGAATACCTCGAAACGGTGACCGCCGAGGGCGCCAACAAGGTCACCTTCAGCTTCAACAAGCCCTGGTCGCCGGCCCTCTACGACCTGGGCCAGCTCACCATCCTGCCCAAGCACATCTGGTCCGCACTTGCCGACCCTGGCAAGGACGCCAACGCCACGCCTGTGGGTACCGGCCCGTACACCGAGGTGGACAGCTTCCAGGCCCAGTCCTTCGTGCTGAAGAAGAACCCCAACTACTGGCAGCCGGAAAAGCAGAAGATCGCCGGCATCAAGATGCTTGCTTTCGCCGGGAACGACGGCGCCAACCTTGCCGCCGCGAACGGCGACGTCGACTGGGCGCCGCAGTACATTCCGAACATTGAAAAGACCTTCGTCTCAAAGGACAAGGAACACCGCCAGTACTGGTTCCCCGCCACGGGCGCGATGATCAACTGGCAACTCAACACCACCAAGGCACCCTTCAACGACGTTGACGTCCGCAAGGCACTCAGCATGGCCGTGGACCGCGACCAGGTGACCAAAATCGGCATGAGCGGCTACGCGAAGCCGGCCGACTGCACGGGCCTTTCCGGCAACTATGAAACGTGGAAGAACGCCGCCGTCAAGGACAACTGCACGTGGACCAAACTCGACGTGGACGCCGCGAACCAGCTGCTGGACAAGGCCGGCCTTGCCAAGGGAACCGACGGCAAGCGCACGCTGAAGGACGGCAAACCTTTCGAGTTCAAGATCTCCGTGGGCGCTTCTTCGTCCGACTGGCTCTCCGTGGCCAACGTGATTTCCCAGAACCTCGCCGAGGTCGGCGTGACCGCCAAGGTTGACTCCCCGGACTGGGCCGCGGTTGTAGCCGGCTACGAGACGGGCGACTTCGATTCGGGCATCGTCTGGAGCGCCAACGACCCCAGCCCGTACAAGTACTTCAACACCTCCATGGGCACGACAACGGTCAAGCCGGTGGGCACCAAAACCTTCGACAACTACCACCGCTTCGGGGACGCCAAGGCAGACGCGCTGCTCGCCGAGTTCGCCGCTGAGGCCGACGAGTCCAAGCAGCAGGACATCGCCGACAAACTCCAGGAAGAATACAACGACGTCGCACCCTTGGTGCCGCTGTTCTCCGGCCCGGAATGGGGCGCCTTCAACGACACGCGGTTCACCGGCTGGCCCACCCAGGACAATCCCTACGCGACCCTCTCGGTGAAGTCGCCCACGACGGTCCTGGTCCTGACGTCGCTGGAACCGCGCAAGTAA
- a CDS encoding ABC transporter permease, with protein MTTSIANTASSLPGETLADPLTGKTPDGGAGLPPAVSVRQSNRSLLHGLLTNKKAMTGAAILFVFIALALLAPVLFPDNPSKITGMASQEPDAEFWLGTTAKGQDVLALTIHGSRSSLFVGLTVGFASTFIGILVGLASAYFGKFIDEALSLTTNVFLLLPGLPLLVILAAFLPPGLGTVILVLVVTGWAGSARVLRSQALSIRSKDFVAAAVVTGERPLRIMFGEILPNMASIVMGTLLACIIYGIGAQAGLEFLGLGDVSTVSWGNNLYWAGNEGALLTGSWWVFVPSGVCIALVAFSLALINYAVDEVTNPRLRKIKKPKPVKPQPTKPVPTGKRAAA; from the coding sequence ATGACCACTTCCATCGCAAACACCGCTTCCAGCCTGCCCGGCGAGACCCTCGCAGATCCGCTCACCGGCAAAACGCCCGACGGCGGTGCCGGGCTTCCGCCTGCGGTTTCCGTCCGGCAATCCAACCGGAGCCTCCTGCACGGGCTGCTGACCAACAAGAAGGCCATGACCGGCGCGGCCATCTTGTTTGTCTTCATCGCGCTGGCGCTTCTGGCCCCGGTGCTGTTCCCGGACAACCCGTCCAAGATCACCGGCATGGCATCACAGGAGCCCGACGCCGAATTCTGGCTGGGCACCACGGCCAAGGGCCAGGATGTCCTGGCCCTGACCATCCACGGTTCCCGCAGTTCGCTGTTTGTGGGCCTGACCGTGGGGTTCGCCTCCACGTTCATCGGCATCCTGGTGGGCCTGGCCTCGGCGTACTTCGGCAAGTTCATCGACGAGGCCCTGTCCCTCACCACCAACGTGTTCCTGCTGCTGCCGGGCCTGCCGCTACTGGTGATCCTGGCCGCATTCCTGCCGCCCGGGCTCGGCACCGTCATCCTGGTCCTGGTGGTCACCGGCTGGGCCGGCTCCGCCCGGGTGCTGCGCTCACAGGCGCTGTCCATCCGGTCCAAGGACTTCGTGGCCGCTGCCGTGGTCACCGGCGAACGGCCGCTCAGGATCATGTTCGGCGAAATACTGCCGAACATGGCCTCCATCGTGATGGGCACGCTGCTGGCCTGCATCATCTACGGCATCGGCGCCCAGGCCGGCCTGGAGTTCCTGGGCCTGGGGGATGTCAGCACGGTCTCGTGGGGCAACAACCTCTACTGGGCCGGCAACGAAGGTGCGCTGCTGACCGGCAGCTGGTGGGTCTTTGTGCCGTCCGGCGTGTGCATCGCGCTGGTGGCCTTCTCCCTGGCGCTGATCAACTACGCGGTGGACGAAGTCACGAATCCCCGCCTCAGGAAAATCAAGAAACCCAAGCCCGTCAAACCCCAGCCCACCAAGCCCGTCCCCACCGGAAAGCGAGCAGCGGCATGA
- a CDS encoding DMT family transporter has translation MASSTPPSAATTTALRPPPGRTNALGVAAVVVTVVLWASAFVGIRAIGPTFSPGSLTLGRLAVAAVVLGALVLPQLAKSRVLPQGREWWPILGYGVMWFGGYNVALNAAEHLLDAGTAALLINVNPILVAIMAGFFLKEGFPRWLIIGSLVAFGGVALIALGSGSGSGERSTADVAGVLLCLLAAVLAAVSVIIQKPVLRKFPAGQATWFGIMVGAVCCLPFSGQLVSELQFAPLPATLGLVYLGVFPTAIAFTTWAYALSLIDAGKLAATTYLVPGTTILISWLVLSEVPAVLGLVGGVVCLVGVGLTRRRSR, from the coding sequence ATGGCTTCAAGCACCCCTCCCAGCGCAGCAACAACAACGGCGCTTCGCCCACCACCTGGCCGCACTAACGCGCTCGGCGTCGCCGCCGTGGTGGTCACCGTAGTGCTCTGGGCTTCGGCGTTCGTGGGGATCCGGGCCATCGGCCCCACCTTCTCCCCCGGATCCCTGACCCTGGGCAGGCTGGCGGTTGCCGCCGTCGTGCTCGGTGCACTGGTGCTGCCGCAGCTGGCCAAGAGCAGAGTGCTGCCGCAAGGCCGCGAATGGTGGCCCATCCTGGGGTACGGCGTGATGTGGTTCGGCGGCTACAACGTGGCCCTGAACGCGGCGGAACACCTGCTGGACGCCGGGACCGCCGCGCTGCTGATCAACGTCAACCCCATCCTCGTTGCCATCATGGCCGGCTTCTTCCTGAAGGAGGGCTTCCCGCGCTGGCTGATTATCGGCAGCCTGGTGGCGTTCGGCGGGGTTGCTCTGATCGCGCTCGGATCCGGCTCAGGTTCCGGGGAACGTTCGACGGCGGATGTGGCGGGCGTGCTGCTCTGCCTCCTTGCCGCCGTGCTCGCCGCCGTCAGCGTCATCATCCAGAAGCCGGTGTTGCGGAAGTTCCCGGCGGGCCAGGCCACCTGGTTCGGCATCATGGTGGGGGCGGTCTGCTGCCTGCCCTTCAGCGGCCAGCTGGTGTCCGAACTGCAGTTCGCCCCGCTGCCGGCAACACTGGGCCTGGTGTATCTGGGCGTCTTCCCCACCGCCATCGCCTTCACTACCTGGGCCTACGCACTGTCCCTGATTGACGCCGGAAAACTGGCGGCCACCACATACCTGGTGCCGGGCACCACCATCCTGATCTCCTGGCTGGTCCTCAGCGAAGTCCCCGCCGTGCTGGGCCTCGTGGGCGGGGTGGTCTGCCTGGTGGGCGTGGGCCTGACGCGCCGCAGGTCCCGGTAG
- a CDS encoding ABC transporter permease has translation MRFILRRLGFYLIAFWVSITLNFLLPRFMPGDPVSRMFARNQDRMQPEQIEQLRKLLGVDDRPLWEQYFGYLQNMLTGQMGVSMSRFPAPVTEVIGSQVGWTLLLGGTALVIAAVVGNLLGILAAWRRGGAVDSALPPLLIFIGSFPYFWLAMGALYLFGVTLGWFPIRHAFSDTIAPSFSWEFVSDVGMHLVLPALTIVLVSIGGWMLGMRNTMIATNAEDYITMAEAKGLRPGRIMFRYAARNAMLPSVTAFGMSLGFVVGGALLTEVVFAYPGVGYQLLAAVQGLDYPLMQGLFLTITAAVLLANFLVDILYVRLDPRVRSN, from the coding sequence GTGCGCTTTATCCTGCGCCGCCTGGGTTTCTACCTGATTGCCTTCTGGGTGTCCATCACCCTGAATTTCCTGCTCCCGCGCTTTATGCCCGGCGACCCCGTCTCCCGGATGTTCGCCCGGAACCAGGACCGGATGCAGCCCGAACAGATCGAGCAGCTGCGCAAACTGCTCGGCGTGGACGACCGGCCCCTCTGGGAGCAGTACTTCGGCTACCTCCAGAACATGCTGACCGGCCAGATGGGGGTTTCCATGTCCCGCTTCCCCGCTCCCGTCACGGAAGTGATCGGCTCGCAGGTGGGCTGGACGCTCCTGCTGGGCGGGACCGCACTGGTGATCGCCGCCGTCGTGGGCAACCTGCTGGGAATCCTGGCAGCGTGGCGCCGCGGGGGAGCCGTTGACTCGGCGCTCCCGCCGCTGCTGATCTTCATCGGTTCCTTTCCCTACTTCTGGCTCGCCATGGGCGCCCTCTACCTGTTCGGCGTCACGCTGGGCTGGTTCCCCATCCGGCACGCCTTCAGCGACACCATCGCGCCGAGCTTCAGCTGGGAGTTTGTGTCCGACGTCGGCATGCACCTGGTACTTCCTGCCCTCACCATCGTGCTGGTGTCGATCGGCGGCTGGATGCTCGGAATGCGCAACACAATGATCGCCACCAACGCCGAGGACTACATCACCATGGCCGAGGCAAAGGGCCTGCGTCCTGGCCGGATCATGTTCCGCTACGCCGCCCGCAACGCGATGCTGCCGTCCGTGACCGCCTTCGGCATGAGCCTGGGCTTTGTGGTGGGCGGTGCCCTCCTGACCGAGGTGGTGTTCGCCTACCCGGGCGTCGGCTACCAGCTGCTGGCCGCCGTGCAAGGACTCGATTATCCGCTCATGCAGGGCCTGTTCCTGACCATCACGGCCGCCGTGCTGCTGGCCAACTTCCTGGTGGACATCCTCTACGTCCGCCTCGACCCGCGCGTGCGCAGCAACTAG
- a CDS encoding ABC transporter ATP-binding protein produces the protein MSKHSETPALDAPALEVRGLVKDFHSGGLFSRATVRALGGVDLSIGRGEIVALVGESGSGKSTLARCIARLERPTSGQILLDGKDVLKRDRFQASKEYRAQVQMVFQDPFGSLNPVHRIEHFLTRSLTVHGKAGTPDQLRTRLDELMTTVGLTPDMLNSYPHELSGGQRQRVAIARALAVEPEVILADEPTSMLDVSVRIGILNLLRGLRDEKGISMLYITHDLASARYLADRIAVMFAGELVEEGESLDLLANPAHPYTRLLVSAVPDPARTGSYDPAERAELRAAVMEPASCAYDGDPQQRCSSAEPVRHQVGDPAHRHWVRCHLYRPPAAAAGHALATDPLEERVSA, from the coding sequence ATGAGCAAGCACAGCGAAACACCGGCCCTGGACGCCCCGGCCCTTGAGGTACGGGGCCTGGTGAAGGATTTCCACAGCGGCGGCCTGTTCTCCCGGGCCACCGTGCGGGCCCTCGGCGGGGTGGACCTGAGCATCGGCAGGGGCGAAATCGTGGCCCTCGTGGGGGAGTCTGGCTCCGGGAAGAGCACCCTCGCCCGCTGCATTGCACGGCTGGAACGGCCCACCTCCGGCCAGATCCTGCTGGACGGCAAGGACGTCCTGAAACGGGACCGGTTCCAGGCATCCAAGGAATACCGGGCACAGGTGCAAATGGTGTTCCAGGACCCCTTCGGCTCCCTGAACCCGGTCCACAGGATCGAACACTTCCTGACTCGTTCCCTCACCGTGCACGGAAAAGCCGGGACCCCGGACCAGCTGCGGACCAGGCTGGACGAACTGATGACCACCGTGGGACTCACCCCGGACATGCTCAATTCCTACCCGCATGAGCTCTCCGGCGGCCAGCGCCAGCGCGTGGCCATCGCGCGGGCCCTGGCAGTGGAACCCGAGGTGATCCTGGCCGATGAGCCCACCTCCATGCTGGATGTTTCGGTCCGGATCGGCATCCTCAACCTGCTGCGCGGGCTCCGGGACGAGAAGGGCATCTCCATGCTCTACATCACCCACGACCTCGCTTCGGCGCGCTACCTCGCCGACCGCATCGCCGTGATGTTTGCCGGTGAACTCGTGGAGGAAGGTGAATCGCTGGACCTCCTGGCGAACCCGGCCCACCCCTACACCCGCCTGCTGGTATCGGCCGTACCGGACCCGGCCCGCACCGGATCCTACGATCCGGCCGAGCGGGCCGAGCTGCGGGCGGCGGTGATGGAACCGGCGTCGTGCGCTTACGACGGCGACCCGCAGCAGCGCTGCTCCTCCGCCGAACCCGTGCGGCACCAGGTGGGCGATCCTGCCCACCGGCACTGGGTCCGCTGCCACCTGTACCGGCCGCCGGCCGCCGCAGCCGGCCACGCGCTGGCGACCGACCCCCTGGAAGAAAGGGTTTCCGCATGA
- a CDS encoding metallopeptidase family protein produces MPAHLPPGLPIIPDGPQESGPFEMSADDFEAAVTDALGLIPAKLAAAMDNVAVFVEDDYAPGPGEDPDTVLLGLYEGVPLTERDSWWDAGSLPDRITIFRQPILDICGSRDEVIQEVAVTVVHEIAHHFGIDDRRLHELGWD; encoded by the coding sequence ATGCCCGCCCACCTGCCGCCAGGCCTGCCCATCATCCCGGATGGCCCGCAAGAGTCCGGTCCGTTTGAGATGTCCGCTGACGATTTCGAGGCCGCCGTCACGGATGCCCTGGGCCTGATCCCTGCAAAGCTTGCGGCGGCCATGGACAACGTGGCGGTGTTTGTCGAGGACGACTATGCGCCCGGCCCGGGAGAGGATCCGGACACCGTGCTGCTGGGCCTCTACGAGGGCGTTCCCTTGACGGAGCGGGATTCATGGTGGGATGCCGGTTCGCTGCCGGACCGGATCACCATCTTCCGCCAGCCCATCCTGGACATCTGCGGGTCCCGCGACGAGGTGATCCAGGAGGTGGCTGTGACGGTGGTGCACGAGATCGCCCACCACTTCGGCATCGACGACCGGCGGCTGCACGAGCTCGGCTGGGACTAG
- a CDS encoding class I SAM-dependent methyltransferase — protein sequence MSVHHRLFAATYDALSASVERRELAPRRARLLSGLTGTVVDVGAGTGANLRHFRGAERVILVEPDRYMRARLSARLGESSVPVEVSDADAEHLPLPDGAADAVVFTLVLCSVPDQRLALSEARRVLKPGGTLAVLEHVRGQGRAARWQDRLDGFWGGCVAPGCHLNRNTVASIGEAGFEFTEVSRLEAPAVALATPIIAGTAVKRSEP from the coding sequence ATGTCCGTTCACCATCGCCTTTTTGCCGCCACTTACGACGCGTTGTCGGCCTCTGTGGAGCGCAGGGAGCTCGCTCCGCGCCGGGCGCGGCTGCTTTCCGGGCTGACGGGAACCGTGGTGGATGTCGGCGCCGGCACCGGGGCGAACCTGCGGCACTTCCGCGGCGCTGAGCGGGTCATCCTCGTGGAACCGGACCGATACATGAGGGCAAGACTGAGCGCCCGACTTGGGGAGTCGTCGGTTCCGGTGGAGGTTTCCGACGCCGATGCGGAGCACCTGCCGCTGCCGGACGGCGCGGCGGACGCCGTGGTGTTCACCCTGGTGCTGTGCTCGGTGCCGGATCAGCGGCTTGCCCTGTCGGAGGCCCGCAGGGTGCTCAAACCCGGCGGGACTCTCGCGGTGCTGGAACATGTCCGCGGACAGGGCCGGGCGGCCCGCTGGCAGGACCGGCTGGACGGTTTTTGGGGCGGCTGCGTGGCGCCCGGGTGCCACCTCAACCGGAACACGGTGGCATCCATCGGCGAGGCCGGGTTTGAATTCACGGAAGTCAGCAGATTGGAGGCCCCGGCTGTTGCCCTGGCCACGCCGATCATCGCGGGCACAGCAGTGAAGCGATCGGAACCCTGA
- a CDS encoding LacI family DNA-binding transcriptional regulator: MANSTQPAPAAKTNAAGTTAAVPTNRGVTMADVAKHAGVSRTAVSFVLSNRENASVSQETKHRILEAVQTLGYRPNAGARALASQRSDWYGIVTEIVTAPFAVDIIKGAQDQAWLDRRFLLIAPSDQADAVGPNQGMEDAAFEKLLEQRVEGLLYAATFHRGVHVPKSANEVPTVLINCFDADGKLPSIVPDERAGGRVAVERLLQAGHSRIGVINLDPNIPAAIGRLEGCREALAGAGLELDPDLVVPGYATADGGYEAACQILDKYPAGAGRPTALFCLNDRMAMGAYDAIKERGLAIPQDIAVIGFDNQELIAAYLRPKLTTVALPFEEMGALGVQTLASLTAGQPIIAHQQMVDCPLLERFSV; encoded by the coding sequence ATGGCGAACAGCACCCAACCCGCACCGGCAGCGAAGACAAACGCAGCCGGTACGACGGCGGCGGTCCCCACAAACCGTGGCGTCACCATGGCGGACGTGGCCAAGCACGCCGGAGTGTCCCGCACCGCCGTTTCCTTCGTCCTCAGCAACCGGGAGAATGCCAGCGTCTCGCAGGAGACCAAGCATCGCATCCTCGAAGCGGTCCAGACGCTCGGCTACCGTCCCAACGCCGGCGCCCGGGCCCTGGCCTCCCAGCGAAGCGACTGGTACGGCATTGTCACGGAGATCGTCACGGCACCGTTCGCCGTCGACATCATCAAAGGCGCGCAGGACCAGGCCTGGTTGGACCGCCGGTTCCTGCTCATCGCCCCTTCAGACCAGGCCGATGCCGTAGGACCCAACCAGGGGATGGAGGATGCAGCATTTGAAAAGCTGCTGGAGCAGAGGGTGGAAGGGCTTCTGTATGCGGCCACCTTCCACCGGGGCGTGCATGTTCCGAAAAGCGCCAATGAGGTGCCCACTGTCCTTATCAACTGCTTCGACGCGGACGGGAAGCTGCCCTCGATCGTCCCGGACGAGCGTGCCGGCGGGCGCGTCGCCGTCGAACGTTTGCTCCAGGCCGGCCACTCCAGGATCGGTGTCATCAACCTGGATCCGAACATCCCCGCCGCCATCGGGCGTTTGGAGGGGTGCCGCGAAGCACTCGCCGGGGCAGGGCTGGAACTCGATCCTGATCTTGTAGTCCCGGGATACGCGACGGCGGACGGCGGCTACGAGGCAGCCTGCCAGATTCTTGACAAATATCCCGCCGGGGCAGGCAGGCCAACCGCACTGTTCTGCCTCAACGACCGGATGGCCATGGGCGCCTACGACGCCATCAAGGAGCGCGGGCTCGCCATCCCCCAAGACATCGCCGTGATCGGCTTCGACAACCAGGAACTCATTGCGGCCTACCTCAGGCCGAAACTGACCACGGTTGCGTTGCCCTTCGAGGAGATGGGTGCGCTGGGTGTCCAGACACTCGCAAGCCTTACAGCAGGACAGCCGATCATCGCCCATCAGCAAATGGTCGACTGTCCGCTGCTAGAACGCTTTTCAGTCTGA